The Neurospora crassa OR74A linkage group I, whole genome shotgun sequence genome segment TCGTCAACTTACGGGCTTCTGTGACATTGGTAAGTGACTACCCTCTTTgtgataatataatacctaagAATTGAGGTAACTTACTCAATATCATCGACCATAAACCGCACATTAGGCGGCACCCACTCCGGTTGTATTGGACTTAGATCTACGCCGAGGATATTCGCGCTCTCGAAAATGTCACCCACTGTGGGATGATGATACGTGTGTCAGCCTTTTCTTTGATCATAGAGGGGGTGCCTGAAACTCGAAGCTCGAAAAAGGGCAGAACTTACTCTCAATGCACCAAAGTCCCGTCCCAGTTCCAATGTCCAAGATTTCTTGGGGATGGCTCCCGATGGGCGCGTAATACAGCCTTCCGCACAACATCTTCACCATGGCATGTTTCATGTCTTCTCGTTGTTGCCTGTTCGCTCTGCGTTAGCTGAACCGTATTCAGGTAATCATCGGAGTATCCCCCACATGATGATGTCTTTAAAAACACTCGCCGCCTCCGCATAATATCAGAAAGATTTGACGTactcaacatcatcattgGGAAAGTTGTATCGTCCCTCACGGAACCTGTGATAGCGCCTCCCATTCTCATAAACATAGTCGCGTATACTCTCAGCTAGCGACGTCGAACATGTTGTGTTGGCGTCAGATTCGTAACCCGCGTCTGAAGCCATCTCGTCATGGTCGATGGTGATATTCCCGTCCTCGGCCGCTTGCTCTACAGCTGCCCTTTCTTCTTGCTCAGCGTCGAACTccccgtcatcatcatcttcttcttcttcttcgcccgCCTCTTCTCGCCCCCGTTTCGTCGCTTCCAGTGCCGTGTGGTATGGTGACGGTGATGATAGCAGCAGCCGCATCGACCTCTCGCCTGGCGAGCTGGGTTCACCCGACGGAAGCGGGGATGCGCCGTAAAGTGAAGGGGAGTTTGTCGTCGATTTGGAAAAGACCGTGTCTGCACGAGATATGACGGAGTCGGTACTCTCCTCCAGGTCAGGGTCATGGGTCGTTATTGGAGCATCGTCAGCTCGAACAGATTTTGGTGCGGTTTCACTGGAGGTGAGGATGACTGCTGTGTCTGCTTGCGCAACCGTGTAATCGGGGGActcgtccaccaccaccaccacctgctGGGCTTTCGTCGAGCCTTTGTCGACTTGTGACGAAATCGATTGGGAACTTGGCTGGGCCAAGGTGCCATCGTCGCTGGCAGATGAGCTACACTCGTACGTTCTGTTCTTGTCGGGGTTCGAGACACCGGACACAGCCGGGTCACCCTGTATGCGCTCCATCCTGGACGCCGAAAACGCAGCAGACGCGAACCTGGAAAAGTTCTTTCCTCTCTCGTTTCCAGGGCGGCCAAGGGGACTGACTGGTGGGTTTGGGACTGCAGGACGGGGATAAGCCCAAGACAGCAACAGGCTACCTTTTGGGCCAAATGAGGTTGCAGCACGTTATATCGCTTTGACCCTAgtagaagcagaagcagacacggggacagcagcagcagcagcaccaactCCTCACGCCCGTTATGTCTGTAGGTCTCAAGTGCGGGCTATGTGGTCTTGAGTAACACGCGGACTGAACGGGAGCGTTGATTGCTCAGCCGAGACTTGTGTATCGCCGTGAGGACAGAAGAGCCAGTGTCCCACCAACGGCCAGCAGCATGCACAGCAAATCCGTTGGTGAAGGGGTCCGAAGATATGTTTGGCGTACTGTGTAGTGATTCTGTACCTTGGCACGCCTAAACCCGGTTATACGAGCAGTCAATCGCCAGGGAGACTGgtaaggaggaagagagaatCTCTCAGGGCATGAGAGACCACCACACTGTGAAACAGACTCAAGACCGAAGTTCTGGGATGCGATTTGTAAAGCGTGGTAAAGGTGAGGCGAAGGATAAGCAGCTTGTGGCTTGTATTCTGGAAACGGGAAGAAAATCGTGACTATTGCGACAGGATGACGGACCGTTCAGACCGAGATCCAGGTTCGTACGGTTGGTGGCCAGTAGTCGGCGTACGTTCCACAACAAGGGAAGCCCAAGTAGGTATGTGACCCAGTATGTTAACGGGGATATGAGCACTTATTTGCTGTCCGGAGAGCAATCAAAGCCGGTAGTAAAGCTGGCAATCGAGGAATTCGTCGCGGATAAAACTGTATGAGCTTAACCTACAAAGTATCGCCCAAGTGAGTGAGTCGTCTGTGCTAATGAGGATGGACTCGAATTAGAGGATGGTCAACTGCCGAAGAGCTTGTCGTCCGCGTGATCGTCGGGG includes the following:
- a CDS encoding methyltransferase → MERIQGDPAVSGVSNPDKNRTYECSSSASDDGTLAQPSSQSISSQVDKGSTKAQQVVVVVDESPDYTVAQADTAVILTSSETAPKSVRADDAPITTHDPDLEESTDSVISRADTVFSKSTTNSPSLYGASPLPSGEPSSPGERSMRLLLSSPSPYHTALEATKRGREEAGEEEEEDDDDGEFDAEQEERAAVEQAAEDGNITIDHDEMASDAGYESDANTTCSTSLAESIRDYVYENGRRYHRFREGRYNFPNDDVEQQREDMKHAMVKMLCGRLYYAPIGSHPQEILDIGTGTGLWCIEMGDIFESANILGVDLSPIQPEWVPPNVRFMVDDIEWLHPRNYFDYVHTRHTVMGIKDWPRLMRRTVEHLRPGGWFEMQEVVHFPVSMTGPMPADHPLAQYWAVVRDGLAALGVDFHAAAGGNLAQMMREAGFVNVTERILQIPIGTWPKNKVLKTVGLYWRTILLDGIQAIALGPLTRGLRWSREQVEMFLIQVRRAYHDNSALLYMPLHIVYGQKPVAGSY